One genomic segment of Salinigranum rubrum includes these proteins:
- a CDS encoding tripartite tricarboxylate transporter TctB family protein, giving the protein MLEKVREDPYEFLFLAVVAITVITAYIETTTFLEMSAVVPQFILYLVGATLIGIMIMKFRGDQIKEKLGLSDVSAGFDLGTDDEGEDDSDLEGLYDLNTVGVAKEFVWLIVYVVGVVFVGFFTVSAAFCIVYVLVNETSELKRRIPLALGWTAIILGVLYLLFVEFLQVSSVWRLGFLP; this is encoded by the coding sequence ATGTTGGAGAAAGTTCGAGAGGACCCCTACGAGTTCCTCTTCCTCGCCGTCGTCGCGATCACCGTGATCACGGCGTACATCGAGACCACGACGTTTCTGGAGATGTCGGCGGTCGTTCCACAGTTCATCCTGTACCTCGTCGGCGCGACGCTAATCGGTATCATGATCATGAAGTTCCGGGGCGACCAGATCAAAGAGAAACTCGGCCTCTCGGACGTGAGCGCCGGGTTCGACCTGGGTACCGACGACGAAGGGGAGGACGACTCGGACCTCGAAGGGCTCTACGACCTGAACACCGTCGGCGTGGCGAAAGAGTTCGTCTGGCTCATCGTGTACGTGGTCGGCGTGGTGTTCGTCGGGTTCTTCACCGTCTCGGCAGCGTTCTGTATCGTCTACGTCCTCGTCAACGAGACGTCGGAACTCAAGCGCCGAATCCCGCTCGCGCTCGGTTGGACCGCGATTATCCTGGGGGTTCTCTACCTGCTCTTCGTCGAGTTCCTGCAGGTCTCGTCGGTGTGGCGACTCGGCTTCCTCCCCTGA
- a CDS encoding SDR family oxidoreductase, with protein MDLGLTDKTALVAASSKGLGRAIARRLLDEGAAVTITSRSESNLADARAYLLDETGVDPSRLLARPCDVRSREDIEAAVAETVETFGGLDVLVNNHGGPPAVTFDAATDEQWDDAYELVIKSNVWLSEAALPHLTDSDDGCLVTITSASAREPPENHALSNVFRLGLYGLTKTIAREYAPDVRANVVAPRYVMTERIEYKIERRAEYEEITSEEAMQSRNDEVLLDRPGTPEEFATAVVFLVSPQASYITGDVLRVDGGWTRGAL; from the coding sequence ATGGACCTCGGACTCACGGATAAGACGGCACTGGTCGCCGCGTCGAGCAAGGGGCTCGGGCGAGCAATCGCCCGCCGACTGCTCGACGAGGGCGCCGCAGTCACCATCACCTCGCGGAGCGAATCGAACCTCGCCGACGCGCGCGCGTATCTGCTCGACGAGACGGGCGTCGACCCGTCTCGCCTCCTCGCACGGCCCTGTGACGTGCGGAGCCGCGAGGACATCGAGGCCGCGGTCGCCGAGACGGTCGAGACGTTCGGCGGCCTCGACGTCCTCGTCAACAACCACGGCGGACCCCCGGCCGTCACCTTCGACGCGGCGACCGACGAGCAGTGGGACGACGCGTACGAACTCGTCATCAAGAGCAACGTGTGGCTGAGCGAAGCGGCGCTTCCACACCTCACAGACAGTGACGACGGGTGCCTCGTGACCATCACCAGCGCGTCCGCCCGGGAACCCCCCGAGAACCACGCGCTGTCGAACGTGTTCCGCCTCGGACTGTACGGGCTGACGAAGACCATCGCCCGCGAGTACGCCCCCGACGTCCGTGCCAACGTCGTCGCCCCTCGGTACGTGATGACGGAGCGGATCGAGTACAAGATCGAACGACGCGCGGAGTACGAAGAGATCACGAGCGAGGAGGCGATGCAGTCGCGCAACGACGAGGTGCTGCTCGACCGCCCGGGGACGCCCGAGGAGTTCGCCACCGCGGTCGTGTTCCTCGTCTCGCCACAGGCGAGCTACATCACGGGTGACGTCCTCCGGGTCGACGGCGGCTGGACGCGAGGCGCGCTGTAG
- a CDS encoding SDR family NAD(P)-dependent oxidoreductase, giving the protein MAETETVRYPGLDGKTALVTGSSKNMGRSIAIALAESGANVGITARSDRAGCEETAEAVEALGGETVITLGDLGKPEDIESMVADVRDELGPIDVLINNAAIRPSVPFEEITLEEWQHVQDVNLRSAFLLSQEAYRDMKPRGEGTIVNVLGLMALQGRRTKAHGVVTKTGLIGLTKTLAAELGPNGVRVNSVIPGRKVKTERGELTPTERENFRKLEEATPLRRRAEPEEVASVVRFVASEEASFVTGEVIKVDGGLNTCMDIENISV; this is encoded by the coding sequence ATGGCGGAGACAGAGACGGTACGCTATCCAGGACTGGACGGAAAGACGGCCCTCGTGACCGGGTCGAGCAAGAACATGGGGCGGTCCATCGCCATCGCGCTCGCCGAATCAGGGGCGAACGTCGGAATCACCGCCCGGAGCGACCGAGCGGGCTGTGAGGAGACGGCCGAAGCGGTCGAGGCACTGGGCGGCGAGACGGTGATCACGCTCGGCGACCTGGGGAAGCCCGAAGACATCGAGTCGATGGTGGCCGACGTTCGAGACGAACTCGGACCCATCGACGTCCTGATCAACAACGCGGCGATCCGACCCTCGGTCCCGTTCGAGGAGATCACGCTCGAGGAGTGGCAGCACGTACAGGACGTGAACCTCCGCTCGGCGTTCCTGCTGTCGCAGGAGGCGTACAGGGACATGAAGCCCAGGGGCGAGGGGACGATCGTCAACGTCCTCGGACTGATGGCCCTGCAGGGACGACGAACGAAGGCTCACGGGGTCGTGACGAAGACGGGGCTCATCGGTCTGACGAAGACGCTCGCGGCGGAACTCGGGCCGAACGGCGTTCGGGTCAACAGCGTCATCCCCGGACGGAAAGTGAAGACCGAACGCGGCGAACTCACGCCGACCGAACGCGAGAACTTCCGGAAACTGGAGGAGGCGACACCGCTGCGCCGGCGTGCGGAGCCCGAAGAGGTGGCGAGCGTCGTCCGGTTCGTCGCCTCCGAAGAGGCGTCGTTCGTCACCGGCGAGGTCATCAAGGTCGACGGTGGCCTCAACACCTGCATGGACATCGAGAACATCTCGGTCTGA
- a CDS encoding type 2 periplasmic-binding domain-containing protein has product METESGGSESGGEASWPPSRSIVDMMVDTDPGGLIDILARTWFNYMDDSDVYPGDITTTVTNRPGAQGVVLMNELANNTPTDGGGLGGMRINSAIVNQIGASQANYDLSELRATVRFSADTRALQFNPRTTPVEDHFEMTWEDFQNLAEERTLRFPYSNAAQLVFATYLRANDPVLNEDNWQFVGVSGGSEARAAIQRGDLDGYFGSYVSNISTRNDSYYTQFCMVNPEATPDFYEAISQVLPETSPTASREEKTLANNEDAIIMNTSYPQEAAAKVSEIVNDHHMAWLPPGTSDEIYDIHVEAFQAAADSEEVAEQVATTFSEPDHNPLVGQPVQDIASNKFQTLYEDDEIRTLIEENLF; this is encoded by the coding sequence ATGGAGACCGAGTCCGGTGGCTCGGAGTCCGGTGGGGAGGCGTCGTGGCCCCCGTCGCGGAGCATCGTCGACATGATGGTCGACACCGACCCGGGTGGGTTGATCGACATTCTCGCTCGGACCTGGTTCAACTACATGGACGACAGCGACGTGTATCCGGGCGACATCACGACGACGGTCACCAACCGTCCGGGTGCGCAGGGCGTCGTGCTGATGAACGAACTGGCCAACAACACCCCGACCGACGGCGGGGGACTCGGCGGGATGCGGATCAACTCCGCCATCGTGAACCAGATCGGCGCCAGTCAGGCGAACTACGACCTCAGCGAGCTTCGTGCGACCGTCAGGTTCTCCGCCGACACGCGCGCGCTGCAGTTCAACCCGCGGACGACACCGGTCGAGGACCACTTCGAGATGACGTGGGAGGACTTCCAGAACCTCGCGGAGGAGCGCACCCTGCGCTTCCCGTACTCGAACGCCGCACAGTTGGTGTTCGCGACGTACCTGCGCGCGAACGACCCGGTGCTGAACGAGGACAACTGGCAGTTCGTCGGCGTCTCCGGCGGGAGCGAGGCCCGCGCAGCGATCCAGCGCGGCGACCTGGACGGGTACTTCGGTTCGTACGTCTCGAACATCTCGACGCGGAACGACTCGTACTACACCCAGTTCTGTATGGTCAACCCCGAGGCGACGCCGGACTTCTACGAGGCGATCAGCCAGGTCCTGCCCGAAACCTCACCGACGGCCTCCCGCGAGGAGAAGACGCTGGCGAACAACGAGGACGCGATCATCATGAACACCTCGTACCCGCAGGAAGCGGCCGCGAAGGTGTCCGAAATCGTCAACGACCACCACATGGCGTGGCTCCCGCCGGGAACGTCGGACGAAATCTACGACATCCACGTCGAGGCGTTCCAGGCCGCGGCCGATTCGGAGGAAGTGGCGGAGCAAGTCGCGACCACGTTCAGCGAACCCGACCACAACCCGCTGGTCGGACAGCCCGTCCAGGACATCGCCAGCAACAAGTTCCAGACGCTGTACGAGGACGACGAGATCCGCACGCTGATCGAAGAGAACCTCTTCTGA
- a CDS encoding MFS transporter, with the protein MSTPGDRLTPTRAYDLLRRFDALVFMSLLWFMVQYLRFVFPPLFETIQDAYGVSNAEVGVLYSALLFAYAIMQFPSGYLSDRFSERLVITAGALVFGIGSLVVFVSVPFWSLVVGVVLIGFGTGTHKTVAINMLSRLYPSKTGLSVGVMDTVGQAGGALAPATVILVFAVAVDWRAIFLVGFVICLALAYGFNRSVGRDAAETTGADSDDEDASPTRSGRAYLRLFRYYHFSAFVGVSSSFTFSWVGLTSFYPLYLTNTASFSPGTAGALYSLLFVLAISQPVAGSLSDRFDATSVILLTFCLIVVGLGAVLTARTLLAFVVTTAVLGLGFHGFRPVRGAYLMQIIPAEVGGGVLGLVRTVMIVVSATAPTILGYTADVFGLTYAFGILVVVGAVGLLLVLSLKVVPMPPSEALVNTD; encoded by the coding sequence ATGTCTACCCCCGGAGACCGTCTCACCCCGACCCGCGCGTACGACCTGCTCAGGAGGTTCGACGCTCTGGTGTTCATGTCGCTGCTGTGGTTCATGGTCCAGTACCTCCGGTTCGTGTTTCCCCCGCTGTTCGAGACCATCCAGGACGCCTACGGTGTCTCGAACGCGGAGGTCGGCGTGTTGTACTCGGCGCTGCTGTTCGCCTACGCGATCATGCAGTTCCCGTCCGGCTACCTCTCGGACCGGTTCAGCGAGCGTCTGGTGATCACCGCCGGCGCACTGGTCTTCGGCATCGGCTCGCTCGTCGTGTTCGTCTCCGTGCCGTTCTGGTCGCTGGTCGTCGGCGTCGTGCTGATCGGCTTCGGCACCGGGACGCACAAGACCGTCGCGATCAACATGCTGTCCCGGCTGTACCCGTCGAAGACGGGACTCTCGGTCGGCGTGATGGACACGGTCGGCCAGGCTGGTGGTGCACTCGCGCCGGCGACGGTAATCCTCGTGTTCGCCGTCGCGGTGGACTGGCGAGCCATCTTTCTCGTCGGCTTCGTGATCTGTCTCGCGTTGGCGTACGGCTTCAACCGCAGTGTCGGTCGTGACGCCGCCGAGACGACGGGGGCGGACTCCGACGACGAGGACGCGTCTCCGACCCGGTCGGGTCGTGCGTACCTCCGACTGTTTCGGTACTACCACTTCTCCGCGTTCGTCGGCGTCTCCTCGTCCTTCACGTTCTCGTGGGTCGGACTCACCTCCTTCTACCCGCTCTATCTAACCAACACCGCGTCGTTCTCTCCGGGCACCGCCGGCGCGCTCTACAGCCTCCTGTTCGTCCTCGCGATCAGCCAGCCGGTCGCAGGCAGCCTCAGCGACCGGTTCGACGCGACGAGCGTCATCCTCCTGACGTTCTGTCTCATCGTCGTCGGGTTGGGTGCCGTGCTGACCGCACGGACGCTGCTCGCGTTCGTCGTCACGACGGCCGTCCTCGGGCTCGGCTTCCACGGGTTCCGGCCGGTCCGCGGCGCGTACCTCATGCAGATCATCCCTGCCGAGGTCGGCGGGGGCGTGCTCGGGCTCGTCCGCACCGTCATGATCGTCGTGAGCGCGACCGCGCCGACGATTCTCGGCTACACCGCCGACGTCTTCGGCCTCACGTACGCGTTCGGTATCCTCGTCGTCGTCGGGGCCGTCGGCCTCCTCCTCGTGCTGTCGCTCAAGGTGGTCCCGATGCCTCCTTCCGAAGCGCTCGTGAACACGGACTGA
- a CDS encoding universal stress protein, protein MVVVAAVDQSNRAETVVKEAKTLGDAFGDPVHVVHVVSRSRFIEMERTEIEKTGHAVDVDRIREYARSVAEEASETFGDDIVSVGLVGDTADEVLAYADEHDARYVVVGPRKRSPTGKVLFGSVAQSILLESERPVVSIRPRDDE, encoded by the coding sequence ATGGTCGTAGTTGCCGCAGTTGACCAGTCGAACCGCGCGGAGACCGTCGTCAAGGAGGCCAAGACCCTCGGTGACGCGTTCGGCGACCCGGTACACGTCGTCCACGTCGTGAGTCGGTCGCGATTCATCGAGATGGAGCGGACCGAGATCGAAAAGACCGGACACGCGGTCGACGTCGACCGGATTCGGGAGTACGCGAGGTCGGTCGCGGAGGAGGCCTCGGAGACGTTCGGTGACGATATCGTGTCGGTCGGACTGGTCGGGGACACCGCCGACGAAGTGCTCGCGTACGCCGACGAGCACGACGCGCGGTACGTAGTCGTCGGCCCGCGGAAGCGGTCTCCGACGGGAAAGGTGCTGTTCGGGAGCGTGGCACAATCGATCCTGCTCGAGTCGGAGCGACCAGTCGTGTCGATTCGACCCCGAGACGACGAGTAG
- a CDS encoding MmgE/PrpD family protein — protein sequence MEFTSETISDYAYHLSIDDISDDAVAAARRLVLDSVGCCLGAYASPPSKHLRATYGRLDGPGAQTATVFGSGTSTLLEYAGLINSTMVRYLDYNDTYISEGRACHPSDHIPALVSVAEAEGRTGAELVEAIVLAYEIEGMGLDTGVLWGNDYDYVTWGSFSSAVAVGTLMGLSRMELQHAVGIAGASNLTLIVSRKGDVSMWKGVAHPYVTHNAIQACQMARAGMTGPERVFEGPGGFFEVVAGRPLDVDRVGGRDSAAYRITDAHVKPFPCGYYMQPMIAGVRDLVTEHDIAHEDIDRIEVETFDEAASILGGAEKWSTDLTRESADHSIPYTTAIAAIHGDVRPEHYANSYRTDPTVHRLMDLVTVEASDEMNAEAVRHPDSTPSLVRLIVDGEEYETHVDYAPGHARNPLSQAALEAKMRSMAEPLLSDEAIDVIVDCCDDLETLPAVDPLVEALAV from the coding sequence ATGGAGTTCACGAGCGAGACGATCAGCGACTACGCGTATCACCTCTCGATAGACGACATCTCCGACGACGCGGTCGCCGCTGCACGGCGACTCGTCCTCGATTCGGTCGGCTGCTGTCTCGGGGCGTATGCGAGTCCCCCGAGCAAACACTTGCGAGCCACGTACGGCCGCCTCGACGGCCCTGGTGCGCAGACCGCGACGGTCTTCGGCTCGGGGACGTCCACGCTGCTGGAGTACGCGGGCCTCATCAACTCCACGATGGTCCGGTACCTCGACTACAACGACACCTACATCAGCGAGGGTCGCGCCTGCCATCCGAGCGACCACATCCCCGCTCTCGTCTCGGTCGCCGAAGCCGAGGGCCGCACCGGCGCGGAACTCGTCGAGGCCATCGTGCTCGCCTACGAGATAGAGGGCATGGGTCTCGATACGGGTGTCCTCTGGGGTAACGACTACGACTACGTGACTTGGGGGAGCTTCTCCAGCGCCGTGGCTGTGGGAACGCTCATGGGTCTCTCTCGGATGGAACTCCAGCACGCGGTCGGTATCGCGGGGGCGTCGAACCTGACGCTCATCGTCTCCCGGAAGGGCGACGTGAGCATGTGGAAGGGCGTCGCCCATCCGTACGTCACCCACAACGCCATCCAGGCGTGTCAGATGGCCCGTGCCGGCATGACTGGTCCGGAACGCGTCTTCGAGGGTCCCGGCGGGTTCTTCGAGGTCGTCGCCGGCCGGCCGCTTGACGTCGACCGTGTTGGTGGACGGGACAGCGCGGCGTATCGAATCACGGATGCGCACGTCAAGCCGTTCCCGTGCGGCTACTACATGCAGCCGATGATCGCAGGTGTCCGCGACCTCGTCACCGAACACGACATCGCTCACGAGGACATCGACAGGATCGAGGTCGAGACGTTCGACGAGGCGGCGTCGATTCTCGGCGGTGCGGAGAAGTGGTCGACGGACCTGACGCGGGAGAGCGCCGACCACAGTATCCCCTACACGACGGCCATTGCGGCCATCCACGGCGACGTTCGGCCGGAACACTATGCGAACTCCTACCGGACGGACCCGACCGTTCACCGCCTGATGGACCTCGTCACCGTCGAGGCCTCCGACGAGATGAACGCCGAGGCAGTCCGGCACCCGGACTCGACCCCTTCTCTCGTCCGGCTGATCGTCGACGGCGAGGAGTACGAGACACACGTCGACTACGCCCCTGGCCACGCGCGCAACCCGCTGTCGCAGGCTGCGCTCGAAGCGAAGATGAGATCCATGGCTGAACCGCTGCTGAGCGACGAAGCGATCGACGTCATCGTCGACTGTTGTGACGACCTCGAAACCCTGCCTGCGGTCGATCCGCTCGTCGAGGCGCTCGCGGTCTGA
- a CDS encoding MmgE/PrpD family protein translates to MTTAAEMADFVVATTFDDLSEEVVDETKKRLLDSIAIATGSIGAEPVEILRETVAELDNDGTTSIWGSEMKTSPPLATALNGGMVRYLDFMDAYLLSGEVPHPSNNVAPAVAAAEYTDASGKELIRAIGLAYEIHYQLGKNAPLMDRGWDHGTYVTFASAAGAGSLFGLDRDALMNAIGIAGVGHNALRVTRTGDLTMWKGLSASNAGRNAVYAVMLANNGMEGPIDVFEGQKGWKQIISGPFEVEYTPCEAVTETMTKKYMAGTVAQTQLDGLEELLARESIDPHEIERIEVDTYKRAKIIMGGTGKENESGNRHNVQNREQADHSLPYTMAALALDGELGHDQYELDRLHRDDVQDLLRRIHIFEDPDLTERYENGEMPAVIRITLTDGSVYEIEKSYFEGHPATPMSWEQLGEKFAMLADGVYTPDEQEAIVDAVRNLDEMETRDLVALLTQS, encoded by the coding sequence ATGACGACTGCCGCCGAGATGGCCGACTTCGTGGTAGCAACGACCTTCGACGACCTCTCCGAAGAGGTGGTCGACGAGACGAAGAAGCGCCTCCTCGACTCGATCGCCATCGCGACCGGGTCGATCGGAGCCGAACCAGTCGAGATCCTCCGCGAGACGGTCGCCGAACTCGACAACGACGGGACGACGAGCATCTGGGGGTCGGAGATGAAGACCTCCCCGCCGCTCGCGACGGCGCTCAACGGCGGGATGGTCCGGTACCTCGACTTCATGGACGCGTACCTCCTCTCGGGCGAGGTCCCCCACCCGAGCAACAACGTCGCGCCCGCGGTCGCCGCCGCCGAGTACACCGACGCGTCGGGGAAGGAGCTGATCAGAGCGATCGGCCTCGCCTACGAGATTCACTATCAACTCGGGAAGAACGCACCGCTCATGGACCGCGGCTGGGACCACGGGACGTACGTCACGTTCGCCTCCGCGGCGGGCGCGGGGTCGCTGTTCGGCCTCGACCGCGACGCGCTGATGAACGCCATCGGCATCGCCGGCGTCGGGCACAACGCGCTCCGCGTGACGCGGACGGGCGACCTCACGATGTGGAAGGGGCTGTCGGCGTCGAACGCCGGGCGGAACGCCGTCTACGCCGTCATGCTGGCGAACAACGGGATGGAGGGACCGATCGACGTGTTCGAGGGTCAGAAGGGCTGGAAACAGATCATCTCCGGCCCCTTCGAGGTCGAGTACACGCCCTGCGAGGCCGTCACCGAGACCATGACCAAGAAGTACATGGCGGGGACCGTCGCCCAGACGCAACTCGACGGACTGGAGGAACTCCTCGCGCGTGAGTCCATCGACCCCCACGAAATCGAGCGGATCGAGGTGGACACGTACAAGCGCGCGAAGATCATCATGGGCGGAACCGGAAAGGAGAACGAGTCGGGCAACCGTCACAACGTCCAGAACCGCGAACAGGCCGACCACAGCCTGCCGTACACGATGGCCGCGCTCGCGCTCGACGGCGAACTGGGCCACGACCAGTACGAACTCGACCGGCTCCACCGCGACGACGTTCAGGACCTCCTCCGTCGGATCCACATCTTCGAAGACCCCGACCTCACGGAGCGGTACGAGAACGGCGAGATGCCGGCCGTCATCCGGATCACGCTCACCGACGGGTCGGTTTACGAGATCGAGAAGTCGTACTTCGAGGGCCACCCGGCGACCCCGATGTCCTGGGAGCAACTCGGCGAGAAGTTCGCGATGCTCGCCGACGGCGTCTACACCCCCGACGAACAGGAGGCCATCGTCGACGCCGTGCGAAACCTCGACGAGATGGAGACACGAGACCTCGTCGCCCTGCTCACGCAGTCTTGA
- a CDS encoding tripartite tricarboxylate transporter permease, with protein MVEALLVSPVDPIAVDPIVLQAVVVDYLSWLAEKLSGAASVVGDNFLFLLIGVVAGMIIGTIPGMGGTVVLTILLPFTLALQQYEAFVLLSGAVGATTFSGSLTAILINTPGSSSNAATLIDGYPMTQKGQSETAITVSAISSATGAVLAASVFILAIPLMIEVVLLFGPSEIFWIVMFAIVIIPFVVADRPLFGILTGGLGALVAFVGVSPQTGEPRFTFGILTLNDGIELIAMLIGFFAIAEIVRIASLGRNTIVDFDTVELAGSKMEGLRIVLRNKWLWLRCSLIGLLIGAIPGAGGSAAGFVAYAHAIQSSPDKETFGKGNPLGILAPESANDAKDGGQLFPTLGLGIPGSGTMAVFLGAMLMHGVFPGPTVLTDNTELVLIIALSILCSNILTSVIGLAVANKATYVLQVPVPLLLTGITVLSLTSVLIVRNAAVDMLVTVVFAVLGIILVYLEINRIPFLIAFVLAGILERQYHLAVQFAGGDSMGAFFGAPLDKLLIGIFVVSLVLLIIPRQKLLQRFVG; from the coding sequence ATGGTCGAGGCTTTACTCGTGTCTCCAGTGGACCCAATCGCTGTAGACCCGATCGTACTCCAGGCGGTCGTCGTCGATTACCTCTCGTGGTTGGCCGAGAAACTCAGCGGCGCCGCCTCCGTGGTTGGGGACAACTTCCTGTTCCTCCTGATCGGTGTCGTCGCGGGGATGATCATCGGGACGATTCCGGGGATGGGTGGGACGGTCGTCCTGACTATCCTGCTTCCGTTCACCCTCGCCCTCCAGCAGTACGAGGCGTTCGTGCTGTTGAGCGGGGCTGTCGGTGCGACGACGTTCTCCGGGTCGCTGACAGCCATCCTCATCAACACCCCCGGGTCGAGCAGTAACGCCGCGACGCTCATCGACGGCTACCCGATGACACAGAAGGGACAGTCGGAGACGGCGATCACCGTCTCCGCCATCTCGTCCGCCACCGGAGCCGTGCTCGCTGCGAGCGTGTTCATCCTCGCCATCCCGCTCATGATCGAGGTCGTGCTCCTCTTCGGTCCCTCCGAAATCTTCTGGATCGTCATGTTCGCCATCGTCATCATCCCGTTCGTGGTCGCGGACCGACCGCTCTTCGGCATTCTCACGGGGGGTCTCGGCGCGCTGGTCGCGTTCGTCGGTGTCAGTCCACAGACGGGCGAGCCACGCTTTACCTTCGGTATCCTCACGCTCAACGACGGCATCGAACTCATCGCGATGCTCATCGGCTTCTTCGCCATCGCGGAGATCGTTCGGATCGCGTCGCTCGGGCGGAACACTATCGTCGACTTCGACACGGTCGAACTGGCCGGGAGCAAGATGGAGGGGCTTCGCATCGTCCTCCGGAACAAGTGGCTCTGGCTGCGCTGCAGCCTCATCGGCCTCCTCATCGGCGCGATTCCCGGTGCCGGCGGGTCGGCGGCCGGGTTCGTCGCGTACGCACACGCCATCCAGAGTTCGCCCGACAAGGAGACGTTCGGGAAGGGGAACCCGCTCGGCATCCTCGCACCCGAGTCGGCTAACGACGCGAAGGACGGCGGACAGCTGTTCCCGACGCTCGGCCTCGGCATCCCCGGGAGCGGGACCATGGCCGTCTTCCTCGGCGCGATGCTCATGCACGGCGTCTTCCCCGGACCGACGGTCCTGACCGACAACACCGAACTCGTCCTCATCATCGCCCTGTCGATCCTCTGCTCGAACATCCTGACGTCGGTCATCGGACTCGCCGTCGCCAACAAGGCGACGTACGTGCTTCAGGTCCCGGTTCCGCTGCTCCTCACCGGGATCACCGTCCTCTCGTTGACCTCCGTCCTGATCGTCCGGAACGCCGCCGTCGACATGCTCGTCACCGTCGTCTTCGCGGTCCTCGGCATCATCCTTGTCTACCTCGAGATCAACCGCATCCCGTTCCTCATCGCGTTCGTGCTGGCGGGCATCCTGGAGCGACAGTACCACCTGGCGGTCCAGTTCGCGGGTGGGGACAGCATGGGCGCCTTCTTCGGCGCTCCGCTCGACAAACTGCTCATCGGCATCTTCGTCGTCTCGCTGGTGCTCCTCATCATCCCACGACAGAAACTGCTCCAGCGGTTCGTCGGGTAG